The proteins below come from a single Leifsonia sp. 1010 genomic window:
- a CDS encoding phosphoenolpyruvate carboxykinase (GTP): protein MSIAELTLTDTAPSDGMDAVRAWVDDIAALTQPDEVVWCDGSLAETDRLTKQLVAEGKLIRLNPEWRPNSFLARTDPGDVARVEDRTFICSEDETDAGPTNNWREPDAMRAELREVFAGSMRGRTMYVVPFSMGPVGGPISQVGIQLTDSAYVAVSLGMMTRVTETVLDLISAGQPWVPTVHSVGFPLVDADGTRRDDVPWPCNTTKYIVQFPETREVWSYGSGYGGNAILAKKCFALRIASVMARDEGWLAEHMLIIKVTSPEGRVFHFAAAFPSACGKTNLAMLQPSIPGWTVETIGDDIAWLRPGPDGRLRAINPEAGFFGVAPGTGESTNRTAVETLWGNTIFTNVALRDDGDVWWEGLTDEPPAHLIDWEGKDWTPDSGRPAAHPNSRFTVSAAQCPSIADDWDAFDGVPIDAILFGGRRATNVPLVAQARDWRHGVFIGATISSERTAAAEGTVGELRRDPFAMLPFCGYNMADHWAHWLEMGERLGEHAPAVFQVNWFRMGDDGRFLWPGFSENSRVIEWIARRVEGSAGSVTTPIGQLPVVEELDLEGLDLPEDDVAALFEVDPQSWLAECDLTDEFFARFGSRVPAALRAELASLRYHLRA, encoded by the coding sequence ATGAGCATCGCCGAGCTGACCCTCACCGACACGGCCCCGTCCGACGGGATGGACGCCGTGCGCGCCTGGGTCGACGACATCGCCGCCCTCACGCAGCCGGACGAGGTCGTCTGGTGCGACGGCTCCCTCGCCGAGACCGACCGGCTGACCAAGCAGCTCGTCGCGGAGGGCAAGCTCATCCGGCTGAACCCCGAATGGCGGCCCAACAGCTTCCTCGCGCGCACCGACCCCGGCGATGTCGCCCGGGTCGAGGACCGCACGTTCATCTGCTCGGAGGACGAGACGGACGCCGGCCCGACGAACAACTGGCGGGAGCCCGACGCGATGCGCGCCGAACTCCGCGAGGTGTTCGCGGGGAGCATGCGCGGGCGGACGATGTACGTCGTCCCGTTCTCGATGGGACCGGTCGGCGGCCCGATCTCGCAGGTCGGTATCCAGCTCACCGACTCGGCGTATGTGGCCGTGAGCCTCGGGATGATGACCCGCGTCACCGAGACCGTGCTCGACCTGATCTCGGCCGGGCAGCCGTGGGTTCCGACCGTGCACAGCGTCGGCTTCCCGCTCGTCGACGCCGACGGGACCCGACGCGACGATGTGCCGTGGCCGTGCAACACGACCAAGTACATCGTGCAGTTCCCGGAGACCAGGGAGGTCTGGTCGTACGGCTCGGGATACGGCGGCAACGCCATCCTCGCGAAGAAGTGCTTCGCCCTGCGGATCGCGTCGGTGATGGCGCGCGACGAGGGCTGGCTGGCCGAGCACATGCTCATCATCAAGGTGACGTCGCCCGAGGGCCGCGTCTTCCACTTCGCCGCGGCGTTCCCGTCGGCGTGCGGCAAGACGAACCTGGCGATGCTGCAGCCGAGCATCCCGGGCTGGACGGTCGAGACCATCGGCGACGACATCGCGTGGCTGCGCCCGGGCCCGGACGGCCGGCTGCGCGCGATCAACCCGGAGGCGGGCTTCTTCGGCGTCGCGCCGGGCACCGGCGAGAGCACGAACCGCACGGCGGTCGAGACGCTGTGGGGCAACACGATCTTCACCAACGTGGCACTGCGCGACGACGGCGACGTCTGGTGGGAGGGACTGACCGACGAGCCGCCTGCCCACCTGATCGACTGGGAGGGGAAGGACTGGACGCCCGACAGCGGTCGCCCGGCCGCGCATCCGAACTCCCGCTTCACCGTGAGCGCCGCACAGTGCCCGTCCATCGCCGACGACTGGGATGCCTTCGACGGCGTGCCGATCGACGCGATCCTGTTCGGCGGACGGCGCGCGACGAACGTCCCGCTCGTGGCGCAGGCGCGTGACTGGCGTCACGGCGTGTTCATCGGGGCGACGATCTCTTCGGAGCGCACCGCCGCGGCAGAGGGGACGGTCGGCGAGCTCCGGCGCGACCCGTTCGCGATGCTGCCGTTCTGCGGCTACAACATGGCCGACCACTGGGCGCACTGGCTGGAGATGGGGGAGCGGCTCGGGGAGCACGCGCCGGCCGTGTTCCAAGTGAACTGGTTCCGCATGGGAGACGACGGGCGCTTCCTGTGGCCGGGCTTCAGCGAGAATTCCCGCGTGATCGAGTGGATCGCTCGGCGTGTGGAGGGGAGTGCCGGAAGCGTCACGACGCCGATCGGGCAGCTGCCGGTGGTGGAGGAGCTGGACCTGGAGGGCCTTGACCTGCCGGAGGACGACGTGGCAGCCCTGTTCGAGGTCGACCCGCAGAGCTGGCTCGCGGAGTGCGACCTGACGGACGAGTTCTTCGCCCGTTTCGGCTCCCGCGTCCCGGCCGCCCTCCGCGCCGAACTCGCCTCCCTCCGTTACCACCTGCGCGCCTGA
- a CDS encoding ABC transporter ATP-binding protein yields the protein MSTTSAPARRRRGFGRPTDDAGPRARFSQLLPYLLEHKRVLAFVIVLSILGAAASLAQPLLVSQVIEVVGKQEPLGGLVWGLIALVVISGIISGYQHYLLQRTGEGVVLSSRRKLVGRLLRLPISEFDTRRTGDLVSRVGSDTTLLRAVLTQGLVEAIGGALTFIGALIAMLIIDPVLLGLTVLVVAVSIVVVVLLSGRIRVASQKAQNKVGDLAAAVERAISSVRTIRASNATEREIAAVDEDATGAWRMGIRVAKISALVVPVAGIAMQVSFLVVLGVGGFRVASGAITVANLVAFILFLFMMILPLGQAFGAIAAVNSALGALGRIQEILDLPTEDQHDRDIAPLALTVGAANEALAPEAPAIEFVDVRFAYPEGTAPEDTADGSRPASGGGQQQTPEQPTPERLAFEALTGADVVAEAEAAAGAGSDKGTQRHGGVLQGVSFRVPRGKRTALVGPSGAGKSTILALVERFYDPQAGEVRFGGMDVRTLDRVSLRSQIGYVEQDAPVLAGSLRDNLTLAAPDATDQECIDVLHAVNLTEVLERSELGLGAPVGEDGIMLSGGERQRLAIARALLAAPPVLLLDESTSSLDGRNEQLMREAIDAVAEDRTLLVIAHRLSTVVDSDQIVVLDHGRVIGSGTHSELVETTPLYRDLAKHQLLV from the coding sequence ATGTCCACCACGTCAGCCCCCGCCCGCCGCCGTCGCGGCTTCGGACGGCCCACCGACGACGCCGGCCCCCGCGCGCGGTTCTCGCAGCTGCTCCCGTACCTGCTGGAGCACAAGCGTGTCCTCGCCTTCGTCATCGTGCTCAGCATCCTGGGCGCCGCGGCGAGCCTCGCCCAGCCGCTCCTGGTCAGCCAGGTCATCGAGGTGGTCGGGAAGCAGGAGCCGCTCGGCGGCCTGGTGTGGGGCCTCATCGCCCTCGTGGTGATCTCCGGGATCATCTCGGGGTACCAGCACTACCTGCTGCAGCGCACCGGCGAAGGCGTCGTGCTGTCGTCTCGGCGCAAGCTCGTCGGGCGGCTGCTGCGGCTGCCGATCAGCGAGTTCGACACCCGGCGCACGGGCGACCTGGTCTCCCGGGTCGGGTCGGACACCACGCTGCTGCGTGCCGTCCTGACGCAGGGTCTGGTCGAGGCGATCGGCGGGGCGCTCACGTTCATCGGCGCTCTGATCGCGATGCTCATCATCGACCCGGTGCTGCTCGGACTCACCGTGCTCGTCGTGGCCGTCTCCATCGTCGTCGTCGTGCTGCTCTCCGGCCGCATCCGTGTCGCGAGCCAGAAGGCGCAGAACAAGGTCGGCGACCTGGCCGCCGCTGTCGAGCGGGCGATCAGCTCGGTGCGGACCATCCGGGCCTCCAACGCGACCGAGCGCGAGATCGCTGCGGTGGACGAGGACGCGACCGGAGCCTGGCGGATGGGCATCCGGGTCGCGAAGATCTCGGCGCTCGTCGTCCCCGTGGCAGGCATCGCGATGCAGGTGTCGTTCCTGGTCGTGCTCGGCGTCGGCGGCTTCCGCGTCGCCAGCGGAGCCATCACGGTCGCGAACCTGGTCGCGTTCATCCTGTTCCTGTTCATGATGATCCTGCCGCTCGGACAGGCGTTCGGCGCCATCGCGGCGGTCAACTCGGCGCTCGGGGCGCTGGGCCGCATCCAGGAGATCCTCGACCTGCCGACCGAGGACCAGCACGACCGCGACATCGCGCCGCTGGCCCTGACCGTCGGCGCCGCGAACGAAGCGCTCGCGCCGGAGGCGCCCGCGATCGAGTTCGTGGACGTGCGGTTCGCGTATCCGGAGGGCACCGCGCCGGAGGATACGGCGGATGGCTCCCGCCCGGCCAGCGGCGGCGGCCAGCAGCAGACGCCCGAGCAGCCGACACCGGAGCGACTCGCGTTCGAGGCGCTGACCGGAGCGGACGTCGTCGCCGAGGCGGAGGCCGCGGCCGGAGCCGGCTCGGACAAGGGCACGCAGCGGCACGGCGGAGTGCTCCAGGGCGTCAGCTTCCGTGTCCCGCGCGGCAAGCGGACGGCGCTCGTCGGGCCGTCCGGTGCGGGCAAGTCGACCATCCTCGCGCTCGTCGAGCGGTTCTACGACCCGCAGGCGGGCGAGGTGCGCTTCGGCGGGATGGACGTGCGCACCCTCGACCGCGTCAGCCTCCGCTCCCAGATCGGCTATGTCGAGCAGGACGCGCCCGTGCTGGCCGGCTCGCTGCGCGACAACCTGACGCTGGCCGCGCCGGACGCGACCGACCAGGAGTGCATCGACGTCCTGCACGCCGTCAACCTGACCGAGGTGCTGGAGCGCAGCGAGCTCGGCCTCGGCGCACCCGTCGGGGAGGACGGCATCATGCTCTCCGGCGGCGAACGCCAGCGTCTCGCGATCGCGCGTGCGCTGCTGGCCGCTCCGCCCGTCCTGCTTCTCGACGAGTCGACGTCGAGCCTCGACGGGCGCAACGAGCAGCTGATGCGGGAGGCGATCGACGCCGTGGCGGAGGACCGCACGCTGCTCGTGATCGCGCACCGGCTGTCCACGGTGGTCGACTCCGACCAGATCGTGGTGCTCGACCACGGCCGCGTCATCGGCAGCGGCACGCACTCCGAGCTCGTCGAGACCACGCCGCTCTACCGCGACCTCGCCAAGCACCAACTCCTCGTCTGA
- a CDS encoding ATP-binding cassette domain-containing protein, with product MPTPVIAARDLVKKYKDFPAVDGVSFEVEPGESFGLLGPNGAGKSTTMRMIGAVSTRTAGSLSILGLDPDTYGPEIRSQLGVVPQADNLDTELRVRDNLIVYGRYFGLPSSRVRARADELLAFAQLEDKAKAKVDDLSGGMKRRLTIARALINDPRILLLDEPTTGLDPQARHILWDRLFRLKEQGTTLVLTTHYMDEAEQLCDRLVVVDKGTIMAEGSPAALIREYSTREVLEVRFGSERNAEVAERLDGIGDRIEVLPDRILVYSDDGEAELVRIAERGLHPLTSLVRRSSLEDVFLRLTGRSLIE from the coding sequence ATGCCGACGCCCGTCATCGCCGCCCGAGATCTGGTCAAGAAGTACAAGGACTTCCCGGCCGTCGACGGCGTGAGCTTCGAGGTGGAGCCGGGGGAGTCGTTCGGGCTCCTCGGGCCGAACGGCGCGGGCAAGTCCACCACGATGCGCATGATCGGCGCGGTCTCCACCCGCACCGCCGGCTCGCTGAGCATCCTCGGTCTCGATCCCGACACCTACGGGCCCGAGATCCGGTCGCAGCTCGGCGTTGTTCCACAGGCGGACAACCTCGACACCGAGCTCCGCGTGCGCGACAACCTCATCGTCTACGGGCGATACTTCGGCCTGCCGTCCTCCCGCGTGCGTGCGCGGGCGGACGAGCTCCTCGCCTTCGCGCAGCTCGAAGACAAGGCGAAGGCGAAAGTCGACGATCTCTCCGGCGGGATGAAGCGCCGGCTCACCATCGCCCGCGCACTCATCAACGACCCGCGCATCCTGCTTCTCGACGAACCGACGACCGGCCTCGACCCGCAGGCGCGCCACATCCTCTGGGACCGCCTCTTCCGCCTCAAGGAGCAGGGCACGACTCTGGTGCTGACCACGCACTACATGGATGAGGCCGAGCAGCTCTGCGACCGCCTGGTCGTCGTCGACAAGGGCACCATCATGGCGGAGGGCTCGCCGGCGGCCCTGATCCGCGAGTACTCCACCCGGGAGGTGCTCGAGGTCCGTTTCGGCTCGGAGCGCAATGCGGAGGTCGCGGAGCGCCTCGACGGCATCGGCGACCGCATCGAGGTGCTGCCCGACCGCATCCTCGTCTACAGCGACGACGGCGAGGCCGAGCTCGTGCGCATCGCCGAGCGCGGCCTGCACCCGCTGACGAGCCTGGTGCGACGGTCGAGCCTCGAGGACGTGTTCCTCCGGCTCACCGGACGGAGCCTGATCGAATGA
- a CDS encoding ABC transporter permease — protein MSVAVGPAGGAAGDPGPEARAEAREALAAAARPRRFGAWYVAEHRFRVMRSYLQTVLVTGFGNPLLYLLAMGLGLGSLVSANMGPNAVDGVSYLAFVAPALLCTAAVTVASEEFTYPIMLGFKWNPTFYGINASPISPGQIIDGVVIAVVARILGTSAIYFAFMVLFGAVPSPWGWVSILVGTLGGLAFGAPIMAYVATLEQDTGQIAMLMRFVLLPMSLFSGTFFPLSSMPPFLQWIGWISPLWHSTELSRVFTYGMSEPLWLSVVHVVYLAALFVAFWLWSRRIAARRLNK, from the coding sequence ATGAGCGTGGCAGTCGGCCCCGCCGGGGGAGCGGCCGGCGATCCCGGCCCCGAGGCCCGCGCCGAGGCGCGGGAGGCGCTCGCCGCGGCCGCGCGACCGCGGCGCTTCGGCGCCTGGTACGTGGCCGAGCACCGCTTCCGGGTGATGCGCTCGTACCTGCAAACCGTGCTGGTCACCGGGTTCGGTAACCCGCTGCTGTATCTGCTCGCGATGGGCCTCGGGCTCGGCTCGCTGGTCAGCGCCAACATGGGCCCGAACGCCGTGGACGGCGTGAGTTACCTCGCTTTCGTCGCTCCCGCGCTCCTCTGCACGGCCGCGGTCACCGTGGCGAGCGAGGAGTTCACCTACCCGATCATGCTCGGGTTCAAGTGGAACCCGACCTTCTACGGCATCAACGCCTCCCCGATCTCGCCCGGCCAGATCATCGACGGCGTCGTCATCGCCGTGGTCGCCCGCATCCTGGGCACGAGTGCCATCTACTTCGCGTTCATGGTGCTGTTCGGCGCGGTCCCGAGTCCGTGGGGCTGGGTCAGCATCCTGGTCGGCACTCTGGGCGGCCTCGCCTTCGGCGCGCCGATCATGGCGTACGTGGCGACGCTGGAGCAGGACACCGGCCAGATCGCCATGCTGATGCGGTTCGTCCTGCTGCCGATGAGCCTGTTCTCGGGCACGTTCTTCCCGCTGTCCTCGATGCCGCCCTTCCTGCAGTGGATCGGGTGGATCTCGCCGCTCTGGCACTCCACCGAGCTGAGCCGCGTGTTCACCTACGGAATGAGCGAGCCGCTCTGGCTCTCTGTCGTCCACGTCGTGTACCTCGCCGCGCTCTTCGTCGCGTTCTGGCTGTGGAGCCGCCGCATCGCCGCGAGGAGGTTGAACAAGTGA
- a CDS encoding ABC transporter permease — MRALYAGNARSVMQRGWSATRSTNWLVIVSGFFEPIFYLLSLGIGFGALVGDVQTSSGQTVPYAAFIAPALLATAAMNGAVYDSTWNVFFKMHFAKLYEGMLATSLGPLDVALGEILLALLRGALYALGFMLVMQALGLNLSWWALLALPAVLLIAFGFASFGMGITSYMKTFQQMDWINFILLPMFLLSATFYPITVYPEAIQVIIKALPLWHGVELVRGLTTGMVDWGMLWHVLYFLVMILLGLILTTRRLRALFLD, encoded by the coding sequence ATGCGTGCGCTTTACGCCGGCAACGCCCGCTCCGTGATGCAGCGCGGCTGGTCCGCCACGCGCAGCACCAACTGGCTGGTGATCGTCTCGGGCTTCTTCGAGCCGATCTTCTACCTGCTGTCGCTCGGGATCGGCTTCGGGGCGCTCGTCGGCGACGTGCAGACCTCGTCCGGTCAGACGGTGCCGTACGCGGCCTTCATCGCTCCGGCGCTGCTCGCCACCGCGGCGATGAACGGCGCCGTGTACGACTCCACCTGGAACGTCTTCTTCAAGATGCACTTCGCGAAGCTGTACGAGGGGATGCTGGCCACCTCGCTCGGGCCGCTCGACGTGGCGCTGGGCGAGATCCTGCTTGCCCTCCTGCGCGGCGCGCTGTACGCGCTCGGCTTCATGCTGGTGATGCAGGCGCTCGGACTCAACCTGTCGTGGTGGGCCCTGCTCGCGCTGCCCGCGGTGCTGCTCATCGCGTTCGGCTTCGCCAGCTTCGGGATGGGCATCACCAGTTACATGAAGACGTTCCAGCAGATGGACTGGATCAACTTCATCCTGCTGCCCATGTTCCTGCTGTCGGCGACCTTCTACCCGATCACCGTGTACCCCGAAGCGATCCAGGTGATCATCAAGGCGCTCCCGCTATGGCACGGCGTCGAGCTGGTCCGTGGTCTCACCACGGGCATGGTCGACTGGGGGATGCTGTGGCACGTCCTGTACTTCCTGGTCATGATCCTGCTCGGCCTGATTCTGACCACCCGGCGCCTGCGCGCTCTCTTCCTCGACTGA
- a CDS encoding MFS transporter, whose translation MSTTAPVTTPAPANTRGRVILASLIGTSIEFYDFYVYATAAVLVFPALFFTNENPTTALLSSFAVFGVAFIARPVGSILFGHFGDRIGRKGTLVGSLLTMGIATVLIGCLPTAQVTGWEFWAPFLLVVMRFCQGLGLGGEWSGAALLATENAPAGKRAIYGTFPQLGAPIGFIVANVLFLILSLTISPDAFAAWGWRIPFLLSAVLVIVGLYVRLKLVETPAFQKVVDTGEVAKLPLARVFRTSWWQIVLGTFIMLATYVLFYLMTAFTLTYGTTAASAQQAQAAAEKAGKPFDASTFVPGLGYSRNDFLIMLIIGVVFFGIFTLVAGPLAERFGRRKTLIWVTLGIIVFGLLFVPLFAGGTVGTMALLIIGFTLMGLTFGPMGAELPELFPTNVRYTGSAISYNLSSVLGAAVAPTIAVWLWTLADGSTFWVGVYLSLAGVLTLIALLLSKETRDIDFTDNVS comes from the coding sequence ATGTCTACGACGGCCCCCGTCACCACGCCGGCACCCGCGAACACCCGCGGGCGCGTCATCCTTGCCAGCCTCATCGGCACGTCGATCGAGTTCTACGACTTCTACGTCTACGCGACCGCCGCAGTCCTGGTGTTCCCCGCACTGTTCTTCACCAACGAGAACCCGACGACCGCCCTGCTGTCGTCGTTCGCCGTTTTCGGCGTCGCCTTCATCGCGCGGCCGGTCGGCTCCATCCTGTTCGGCCACTTCGGCGACAGGATCGGCCGCAAGGGAACGCTCGTCGGCTCGCTGCTCACCATGGGCATCGCCACCGTCCTCATCGGGTGCCTCCCGACCGCGCAGGTGACGGGCTGGGAGTTCTGGGCGCCGTTCCTCCTCGTGGTGATGCGGTTCTGCCAGGGCCTCGGGCTCGGCGGTGAGTGGAGCGGCGCCGCGCTGCTCGCCACCGAGAACGCCCCGGCCGGCAAGCGCGCGATCTACGGGACCTTCCCGCAGCTCGGCGCTCCCATCGGCTTCATCGTCGCCAATGTGCTGTTCCTCATCCTCAGCCTGACGATCTCCCCCGACGCCTTCGCCGCCTGGGGCTGGCGCATCCCGTTCCTCCTGAGCGCGGTGCTCGTCATCGTCGGCTTGTACGTGCGGCTGAAGCTCGTCGAGACCCCGGCGTTCCAGAAGGTCGTCGACACCGGCGAGGTGGCCAAGCTTCCCCTCGCCCGCGTCTTCCGCACCAGCTGGTGGCAGATCGTGCTCGGCACCTTCATCATGCTGGCCACGTACGTGCTCTTCTACCTGATGACGGCGTTCACGCTGACCTACGGCACCACGGCGGCGTCCGCCCAGCAGGCTCAGGCCGCGGCGGAGAAGGCCGGAAAGCCCTTCGACGCGTCGACCTTCGTGCCCGGCCTCGGCTACAGCCGCAACGACTTCCTCATCATGCTCATCATCGGTGTCGTGTTCTTCGGCATCTTCACGCTGGTCGCCGGTCCGCTCGCCGAGCGCTTCGGCCGTCGCAAGACGCTGATCTGGGTCACCCTGGGGATCATCGTGTTCGGTCTGCTGTTCGTCCCGCTGTTCGCGGGCGGCACGGTCGGCACGATGGCGCTCCTCATCATCGGCTTCACGCTGATGGGACTCACCTTCGGGCCGATGGGCGCGGAGCTGCCCGAGCTGTTCCCGACCAACGTCCGCTACACCGGTTCGGCGATCTCCTACAACCTGTCCAGCGTGCTCGGCGCGGCCGTCGCGCCGACCATCGCGGTGTGGCTGTGGACGCTCGCGGACGGCAGCACATTCTGGGTCGGCGTCTACCTGTCTCTCGCCGGTGTGCTGACGCTGATCGCCCTCCTGCTCTCGAAGGAGACGCGCGACATCGACTTCACCGACAACGTGAGCTGA
- a CDS encoding DUF2269 family protein: METLFAVLHVVTAVFIVGPMAILPMTAMRAVRAGDARQVETLAKSTNLLSLLSLLVVLFGFGVMGLADKKYDLSVTTPWILWSIILYVVALALTLFVVVPAMRRAAEALRDGTASRYPQIAAGSGVASLLLLAVVVLMVWKP, encoded by the coding sequence ATGGAAACACTCTTCGCCGTGCTGCACGTCGTGACCGCCGTCTTCATCGTCGGTCCGATGGCCATCCTTCCCATGACGGCGATGCGCGCCGTCCGCGCGGGCGACGCCCGTCAGGTCGAGACGCTCGCGAAGTCGACCAACCTGCTGTCGCTGCTGTCCCTGCTGGTCGTGCTGTTCGGGTTCGGCGTCATGGGGCTGGCGGACAAGAAGTACGACCTCAGCGTGACGACGCCGTGGATCCTGTGGTCGATCATCCTCTACGTCGTCGCCCTGGCGCTGACCCTGTTTGTCGTCGTGCCGGCGATGCGCCGCGCCGCCGAGGCGCTGCGCGACGGCACCGCGTCCCGGTACCCGCAGATCGCCGCGGGATCGGGGGTCGCGAGCCTGCTGCTTCTCGCGGTGGTCGTGCTCATGGTCTGGAAGCCGTAG
- a CDS encoding metalloregulator ArsR/SmtB family transcription factor yields the protein MQDEDGLDRAFAALADPVRRAIVARLSRGPATVNELAEPFDITLQAVSRHIAVLEAAGLVSRTREAQRRPVHLDAAALERLTSWIDRYRLEAESRYRRLDAVLTHQQTSSTPNREKRS from the coding sequence ATGCAGGATGAGGACGGTCTCGACCGGGCGTTCGCCGCCCTGGCGGATCCGGTGCGCCGGGCGATCGTCGCCCGCCTCAGCCGGGGTCCGGCGACGGTGAACGAGCTGGCGGAGCCGTTCGACATCACCCTGCAGGCGGTGTCGCGGCACATCGCCGTGCTCGAGGCGGCCGGCCTCGTCTCGCGAACGCGGGAGGCTCAGCGTCGCCCCGTCCATCTCGATGCCGCAGCGCTCGAGCGCCTCACCTCCTGGATCGACCGCTACCGGCTCGAGGCGGAGTCGCGTTACCGCCGCCTCGACGCCGTCCTCACCCACCAGCAGACCAGCAGCACCCCGAACAGGGAGAAGAGATCATGA
- a CDS encoding SRPBCC family protein gives MSNPVVIEAVPGTSYADLTREFDAPAAAVFRAHADRDSFAEWIGPRSLSTTITEWDFRTGGAYAYEQRDTDGSVYAFRGVFHSVVENELIIQTFEYVGMPDEVALERMRFEELPDGRSRLSARSVMSSREALESMIENGMEYGVREGYEKLDELLLRHGA, from the coding sequence ATGAGCAACCCCGTCGTCATCGAAGCCGTGCCGGGTACGTCGTACGCCGACCTCACCCGGGAGTTCGACGCTCCCGCAGCGGCCGTCTTCCGCGCCCACGCCGACCGCGATTCGTTCGCCGAGTGGATCGGCCCGCGCAGCCTCAGCACCACCATCACCGAGTGGGACTTCCGAACCGGCGGCGCGTACGCCTACGAGCAGCGCGACACCGACGGATCCGTCTACGCGTTCCGCGGCGTGTTCCACAGCGTCGTCGAGAACGAGCTGATCATCCAGACGTTCGAGTACGTCGGGATGCCGGACGAGGTGGCGCTCGAGCGCATGCGCTTCGAGGAGCTGCCGGACGGCCGATCCCGCCTGTCCGCCCGGTCGGTCATGAGCTCGCGCGAAGCGCTCGAGAGCATGATCGAGAACGGGATGGAGTACGGCGTCCGTGAGGGATACGAGAAGCTCGACGAACTGCTGCTCCGGCACGGTGCGTGA
- a CDS encoding dihydrofolate reductase, with the protein MGTTYLHAVASLDGFIADDNDDVGPLHDWYFNGDHPLDVEDHPEVHSGPFRVSAASVDYVSGIWSRQSALVIGRRLFDLTNGWEGHPPASDHVVVVSHRPKPDGWHPEASYHFVDSVEGAVALAQELAGDGEVGVTAGDIGGQALALGLIDYVAMDLVPAVFGSGKRYFGSFTGGPLVLDDPDVVIQGERVLHLRYPVRRGPASPNTDQEAS; encoded by the coding sequence ATGGGCACGACCTATCTCCACGCGGTGGCGTCGCTCGACGGCTTCATCGCCGACGACAACGACGATGTCGGACCGCTGCACGACTGGTACTTCAACGGCGACCATCCACTCGACGTGGAAGACCATCCCGAGGTGCACAGTGGTCCGTTCCGAGTCTCCGCGGCCTCGGTCGACTACGTCAGCGGCATATGGTCGCGGCAGAGCGCGCTCGTCATCGGCCGTCGGCTCTTCGATCTCACGAACGGATGGGAGGGGCACCCTCCGGCGAGTGATCACGTGGTGGTCGTCTCGCACCGCCCGAAGCCGGACGGCTGGCATCCGGAGGCGTCGTACCACTTCGTCGACTCGGTGGAGGGCGCCGTGGCGCTCGCCCAGGAGCTCGCCGGCGACGGCGAGGTCGGCGTCACCGCCGGCGACATCGGTGGCCAGGCCCTCGCGCTTGGTCTCATCGACTACGTCGCAATGGATCTGGTGCCCGCCGTGTTCGGAAGCGGCAAGCGCTACTTCGGATCGTTCACGGGCGGACCGCTCGTGCTCGACGATCCGGACGTCGTGATCCAGGGGGAGCGTGTGCTGCACCTGCGTTACCCGGTGCGCCGCGGACCCGCGTCGCCGAACACCGACCAGGAGGCATCATGA
- a CDS encoding VOC family protein, with product MTIANPTPPVPAGAMMLELVMLPVTDIDRSIEFYRDSVGFTLDVDVRPADGVRVVQLTPPGSYCSVTMTSGIGQAPSKPGSVRGLHLVVADIGAARAALVERGVDVSPVQDMGGVFYAWFADPDGNTWALQHMPWRA from the coding sequence ATGACGATCGCCAATCCCACCCCGCCCGTCCCCGCCGGGGCGATGATGCTCGAACTGGTGATGCTGCCGGTGACGGACATCGACCGCTCCATCGAGTTCTACCGGGACAGCGTCGGCTTCACGCTGGATGTGGATGTGCGCCCGGCCGACGGCGTCCGCGTCGTCCAGCTGACACCGCCGGGTTCGTACTGCTCGGTCACGATGACGAGCGGGATCGGGCAGGCGCCGTCGAAGCCCGGCTCTGTACGCGGCCTGCATCTCGTCGTCGCCGACATCGGGGCGGCGCGCGCGGCCCTCGTCGAGCGCGGGGTCGACGTGTCGCCGGTCCAGGACATGGGGGGCGTGTTCTATGCCTGGTTCGCCGACCCCGACGGAAACACGTGGGCGCTCCAGCACATGCCCTGGCGGGCATAG
- the ribH gene encoding 6,7-dimethyl-8-ribityllumazine synthase: MSGAGAPNAEERIDGSGLNVVVVAGSWHETISEGLIAGAKRTLDASGATHTLVRVPGSFELPVVSKAALEAGADAVVALGVIIRGGTPHFEYVSAAATDGLTRVAIDTGKPVGFGVLTLDDEAQGLDRAGFEDSKEDKGAEAAHAALATAVALRSLRA; encoded by the coding sequence ATGAGCGGAGCGGGAGCCCCGAACGCCGAGGAGCGGATCGACGGGAGCGGCCTGAACGTCGTCGTCGTCGCCGGCAGCTGGCACGAGACGATCAGCGAGGGCCTCATCGCCGGCGCGAAGCGGACCTTGGATGCGTCGGGCGCGACCCACACGCTCGTCCGTGTTCCCGGCAGCTTCGAGCTGCCCGTCGTCTCCAAGGCCGCGCTGGAAGCGGGCGCGGATGCAGTGGTCGCGCTCGGCGTGATCATCCGGGGCGGCACCCCGCACTTCGAGTACGTGTCGGCCGCCGCGACCGACGGCCTCACCCGGGTCGCGATCGACACCGGCAAGCCCGTCGGATTCGGCGTGCTGACGCTCGACGACGAGGCCCAGGGCCTCGATCGCGCCGGCTTCGAGGATTCCAAGGAGGACAAGGGCGCCGAGGCCGCTCACGCAGCGCTCGCGACCGCCGTCGCCCTCCGCTCGCTGCGGGCCTGA